From Penaeus monodon isolate SGIC_2016 chromosome 6, NSTDA_Pmon_1, whole genome shotgun sequence, the proteins below share one genomic window:
- the LOC119573855 gene encoding serine/threonine/tyrosine-protein kinase HT1-like has protein sequence MQKTDALELSAMAQEDKKSQNFVLEAEQLEEVLRSGLKEKLGEGASGKALLVRWGEGDAVLKLAHSGVLDNSKLSDDELLRLSLRLCVAVQEVHDRGYIHNDLMDDNVVVDEATGRVSIIDFGNACRHGQSVGYSASSNDNLAPEILGGGPSTAASDVFSVGYMLEQILDEMAQPSSTLGRLAREMQSADPRRRPTLPVAIYLLDSCYLFGDDSESESESESQAAPQKRSAEDMFLSEATKRRRCE, from the exons ATGCAGAAAACAGACGCCCTAGAGCTGAGTGCCATGGCGCAAGAAGACAAGAAAAGCCAGAACTTTGTCCTGGAGGCCGAGCAGCTGGAGGAGGTCCTCCGCAGCGGCCTGAAGGAGAAGCTGGGCGAGGGAGCGAGCGGCAAGGCGCTGCTGGTCCGCTGGGGCGAGGGCGACGCCGTGCTCAAGCTGGCCCATTCCGGA GTGTTGGACAACTCGAAGCTCTCCGACGACGAGCTGCTGCGCCTGAGCCTCCGCCTGTGCGTGGCCGTCCAGGAGGTGCACGACAGGGGCTACATTCACAACGACCTGATGGACGACAACGTGGTCGTGGACGAGGCCACAGGGCGCGTGAGCATCATCGACTTCGGCAACGCCTGCCGCCATGGCCAGAGCGTCGGCTACAGCGCCAGCTCCAACGACAACCTGGCGCCCGAAATCCTGGGCGGCGGCCCGAGCACCGCGGCCTCCGACGTCTTCTCGGTCGGCTACATGCTGGAGCAGATCCTCGACGAGATGGCGCAGCCCTCCAGCACGCTGGGGCGCCTGGCGCGGGAGATGCAGAGCGCGGACCCCCGCCGGAGGCCCACCCTGCCCGTCGCCATCTACCTCCTCGACAGCTGCTACCTCTTCGGGGAcgacagcgagagcgagagcgagagcgagagccaaGCGGCGCCCCAAAAGCGCAGCGCCGAGGACATGTTCCTCAGCGAAGCGACGAAGCGCCGGCGCTGCGAGTGA